In Haloterrigena turkmenica DSM 5511, a single genomic region encodes these proteins:
- a CDS encoding universal stress protein, which yields MVASQPVTVDTVLAPVDGSEESATAVEYAVAVADRYDAEVHALYVLGRGVIQGMNAGTLEEDAVAEDTQGFFADISVIAEEADVPLGTSVDDGFSQTRKTRHPGSVVLDTADAIDADFIVLPREPVTETASAEVLERAAEYVLSYASQPVLSV from the coding sequence ATGGTCGCCAGCCAGCCGGTCACCGTCGACACCGTCCTCGCGCCGGTCGACGGGAGCGAGGAGTCCGCCACCGCCGTCGAGTACGCCGTCGCCGTCGCCGACCGCTACGACGCCGAAGTCCACGCCCTGTACGTGCTCGGACGGGGCGTCATCCAGGGAATGAACGCCGGCACGCTCGAGGAGGACGCCGTCGCGGAGGACACGCAGGGCTTCTTCGCGGATATCAGCGTCATCGCGGAGGAAGCGGACGTCCCGCTCGGGACGTCGGTCGACGACGGCTTCTCGCAGACGCGCAAGACGCGCCACCCCGGCAGCGTCGTCCTCGACACCGCCGACGCGATCGACGCCGACTTCATCGTCCTCCCCAGGGAACCGGTCACCGAAACCGCGTCGGCCGAAGTCCTCGAGCGGGCCGCCGAGTACGTGCTCTCCTACGCGAGCCAGCCCGTCCTGTCGGTTTGA